AGTGGTCGGCACCACGCCGACAATCAAATGTTGTTATATCCAGTAATAAAGCTATTCATTGATCCAAATACGCCCTACCTGGGATAGAAATATAAATATATGCTATATAATGGAAGAAATTGAGGCTAATGGCCACTTTATGGTGGTGGGCGGCGAGAAATCTGCTGAGATGTCGGACTCGAGTCGAGGCGACGTGCTTCTCAGGGGTCGATTTCCATCGGTGCGCTTCGATCGGACAGTTCCGCACTGACGAGGGCGGCGTGACTCCGCCGGAGTCGTTCCGACAGCGCCTGATGTGAAATGTCCAGTTCCGCCGCCAACTCTTTGAGCGTCACTCCCCGCGGGACATCGAAATAGCCGAGTTCGTGGGCCTTACAGATCGTCTCGTACTGCGTTTCGGTCAGCGGCGTCCGCGCACTTTCGAGGTCGTCCACGCCGCTGATTCGGGTGACGTCGGCTCCGAACTCGTACTGCTCGAGGCGGTCGTGACACGCCGACACTGACTCCCGGTCGTGAAAGAGCAGTTTCACCATCCAGCGCCCCTCCCGACCCCGGGCCGTCAGGATCGCGCCGTCATTTTCGGTGACGATTTGCTCGAACAGCTTCACGCCGTCTCCGAACTCGAGTCGAAACAGCCAGCGATCACCCGGGCCAGCGTCCGTCTCGGTATCGGCCGTGGTCTCCCCGTCGTCGGCCACGCTCGCGATCACGTCGACCGACGGATCCTCCTCGAGCGCTCGCCGAACGGTGTCGCGATTCAGGCCGCTCGTCCAGACGAGCGGTGGGGAGCCACCGATCATGCCGCCGATCTGGAATTCGAACGCCGACACTCGATCGAACGTGCGGGCGAGTCCGAGTCGATCAGCCGAAATCCCGAGTTCGACGACTGTGGTCATCACCGAAATCAACCACAAAGACGTATAGACGGGTTTGGTTACCGGTAGCCTTTCCCGCCACCCAATTCCAATGACTGTCACTTCTGTTCTATGGTTCGCTGTAGTAACCTATTGGTTCGTGAGACTCTTTTCAGCGCGTTTATGCCGATTTCGACCACAAGTGATCTGCTGCAGATCGACTAAATCAATTTCTGAGGACAATTCGGGACGAACGTCGATATCGAAGGTGTCACTCGCTCGTCGGACCCGTTCTCGGACCGTACAACGCGATAGAAACGGGTGCTATCGCAACCGACGACTACTGTTCGAGAGTCCAGCGGTAGAACCCGCGACTCGTCGCCCCGTGAATCGACTCTTCGAAATCGCCGATTCGGAACGATTGACTTGCCGTTGAAATTGACGGGGGACCGCGGCGAGTCGACCGTTGTCAAATGGCGCTACCGGTCCTCAACGCAGCGCGGTCGAAATCCAATCCAGGCCTCGAGAGTGGTCCGCGAACCGATCATCCGTCGCGGCGGAGACGAGCGACGGGTTGGCTGCCCTCGACGCGCTCGAGGTCGACCAGCCCGTCCGACTCGAGGTCGGTCAGCAGGCCCGTGAGCCAGTCACGGCCGTACTCGCCGGCGGGCGCGTAGTCGACCCGGATGCGGTGACCGAGCGTGTCCAACTCGAGTTCGTCGTACTCCCGAAGCGTGCCGATCACGCGGCCACGGAACTGCCGGCGGCTCCCCTCGAAGCTCGGTTGGGTGGGCACGTCGGGGGCAGTGAAGTCGCCGCTGGCGTAGGCTCCACACCACTCGCGCCAGGGGCAGCCGGCCTCGTCACAGTGGGGGGTCTGCTCGCAGGCGACTCCGCCCAGTTCCATGATCGCGTTGTTCCAGACCCGCGAGCGGCCCTCGGGCATGAGGTCGCTCGCCGCGTCCTCGAAGGCCGTGTCGTCGTCCGGAACGCCGAAGGCGCGGTAGAGAACCCGTTTGACGTTGGTATCGACGACCGCGTCGCCGTTGTTGAACGCGAAGCTCGCCACTGCGTTGGCCGTGTACGGGCCGACACCCATCAGTTCCTGCAGTTCCGCTGGGGTTTCGGGGAAGTCGCCGTCGTACTCGTTTTCGACCTGCCCGGCGGCCTCGTGGAGGTACTTTGCTCGGTTGTTGTAGCCCAGGCTGTGGTCCGTCCAGAACCCCACGATGTCCGCGCGGTCGGCGTCGGCCAGTTCGGCGGTGGTCGGCCAGCGCTCGAGGAACGACTCCCAGGCCTCGACGACGCGGCCGAGTTGGGTCTGCTGGCTCATCACCTCGCTGACGAGGATCTCGTAGGGATCGTCGGTCCGTCGCCACGGAAAGTCGCGGTGGTCGTCCTCGTACCACTCGATCAGCGCCTCGCGAACGGCCGCAGAGTCGTCTGGCAGCGTCCACTCGTCAGCCGGTGCCTCGGCGTCACTCATCAGTCCCGCTAGCGACTGCGAGACCTTACTGGTGGCGGTCCCGACCGCGAGCGCCCCGCCGCGGTCGGCATCGCCGACGCGACGACCACGAAAGGCCTATCCGGCCCGCTCGAGTCCCCTCCCGTATGAGCCTCGACGATCTCAACGATGAGGTTACGGACTCGTACACCGACATCGGCGACGAACTCGCCGTCTCGCTGGACCGCGAGACGCGCAACGAACTCGCACTGCTCGAGACCGCCTTAGAGCCCGAGGAGATGGACGAACTCGTCCGGCGTGCTATCCACATGCTCTTTCAGTCGACCGTCGACACTGGTAAACTCGACTTCCAGCTCCGGACGGCCTACGACGTGACCTACGACGAATATCTCTCGGGCATGACCTTCGAGGAGATGACCGGTGCGGATCAGTATCCGTCGATGGACGACGAGCGACGCTACCAGTTCTAATCGCGTTTCGCCTACGGACTCCTCGCAGACTGAACGTCGCGATTTTCGATGATTCCCTCCATGAAACTACCACACATTCTAGGATCACTATATGATTTCACCGCCATAATAGGTGAGCTTATCAGCGCTTAGTTCCTCCATTCCCACATGGCAACCAGTCAACATTCACTCGAATCCGAATATCGCTGTCCCGAATGTTCGGGCTCGCTGTCGGCCCGATACGAGTCGCTCGTCTGCGACGACTGCGGATACACACCGCGTCACGGCGCTGACTAATCGCGGCACTCCCGCGGTCTCGAATTCATCGCATCGACTCCGAACGATTCTCGAGGTGCGTTCGTCGCTACTCCGTTTCGTCTAAGCCGGTGAGGTCGTCCGAGACAGATCAGGGAAGCCGTCCGTCGCGGTCGGGCAGATATCTCGTCGCTTCCCTGCTGCGTTCACGCGCCCAATTTCTGATTAGACGTCGCTCAGGGGGACGAACGGCAGCGTCGCCCGTTCGTCAGCCGAGTAGGCCAGTGCCTCGGCCTGAGCGACATCCGCGGGCGTCACTAGGTCCATCACGCGGGGTGCGTTCTCGGCTGCACCGGGGATAGCACCGCCGAACACGTAGTCTTCGGCGTCCTCGGCGACGGGACGGAGTGCGCCCTGATCCTCGGATTGGACCATCGCTACGACTTTCAGCTCCGAGACGTCGGTTCCGCCGAACGCCGCCCGATCGACGGCGAGCGTCACGGTGTTCGCGTCTCTGTCTACGTCGTCCTGGACGGCGACCTCGTTACCGTCGGCATCGGTTAGCGGGGTACCGCCGGCGTCGACCGCACTCTTCGTGAAGCCGCTGACCTCGAGGCGGTAGTGCCACGCCGACTCGAAGTCCGCGGTCAGTCCGAGGTCGCCGACTTCGGCCGTCGTACCGCCGTTGGCGGCCGGATCGCGGAGCCAGAGCACGAACATGTGTGGCGAGAAGCCTCGATCGCTGCCGAACGCGTTGTTCAGCGTCTCGACCTCGAAGGCGAACTGGACGCTGCTCGCGGTCCGCGTCACCGCAAACGACCGAAGGTCGAAGACGCCGTCCGCGAACGCGTCCGCGGTCGGATACACGTACTCGCCGGGACCGTCGTCGTCGCCGCTCGGATCGTCGAACGACGCGACGGTCTCTGGCGGGTTCACCGTTACCGTCCGACTGGCGAGGGTCTCACCCTCGAGCGTCCGGACGGTCACATCGTAGGTCCCTGCAGTGTCGATCGTCGCACCGAACGCGAACGGTCCCTCGGTCTCTCCCGGCGCGAACCGGACGTTTTCGACGGCGATGACCTCGTCGTCGACGACGAGTTCCACGTTCGTTCCGCCGATGTAGTCGCCATCGGCAGAGCCGGTCGCGGCGACGAACGACTCCTGCACGAACGTCTCTGCATCGATCGACACGTCGACGTCCTGCGAGGGCCGCTCGTAGGTCGGGAGCGTCTCGCGGTCCTCGCGCGTCGCCGGGCGGAGTCGAACGGCCGTGCCGCCGGAGCCGATCATCGACGCCAGTAGCGTCGTGGAGTCGTCGACGATGGCCTCGTCGATGCGAACGGCCTCGAGTTCGTCGTCGTAGCTGGCGTCGATACCGTCCGAGTAGATCTCGGCGACGTACTTTCCGTTCGTGTGGCCCTTCCCGCGTCCCTTCTCGTGACCCTTTCCACGACTCTTTTCGTGACCTCGACCCCGTTCGTGGTCCGCCCCCTCGCCGTTTTCGTGGCCGCGTCGTCGACCGGGCGCGGACTCGAGGAAGTCAAGCGGAACCTCGAGCGCGCGACCGTGCTCGTCGGTCATCGCGCCGACGTACCACTCCTTGCTCTTCCGCCGGGCGGTGATCATGTAGTCGCCAATCGACGAATCCAGGACGCGCGTGTCGTCCCAGCCCGCGGCCGGAACGTCCTCGATGAACTGGAACGCGGGGACCGTGGGTCCAGTGATCGGCGGCTCGTCCGGCTCTGGCATCGACGCTCCGGATTCCGTGACGGCGATCGAATCGAGGTTGAAGCCGCCGGTGTCTTCGTCGGTCAGCGCGAGTGAGAGTTCGGTATCTCCGCCCTCGAGCGAGACGGCCGTCGCCGTCGCGGTCCAGACATCCCAGTACTCCGTGCCCGGAATCGTCAGCTGGTCGACTAACTCGCCGTTGACCCGGAGCGTTGCCGTCGCGTCGACGCCGTCGGCGAGCCCGTTGTCAGCCTCGTAATTGGCGACCCGGAGATGGACGTCGTACTCGCCGGCGTCGATGTCCTCGAGCGTCCAGCCAGCCGTCGCGCCGCTGTCGGCGCTGTTAGCGTCGAACGGAACGTACGCTTCGCCCTGCGCATGGGCCCACTCCGACTGGGTACCGAACCCGTCCAGTTCCGCGTGTTGGGCTTGGGAGACCTCGTCGACGCGAAGCATGGCGGGCTGATCCGCGAGGTACGAACTCGGCAGGTCGGCGACCATCTGAAGGCCGCTGAAGTAGGTCGGGTACATCGCGAGCTGTTTCGCTCGCGTCGTCTCGATGCCGCCGGAGCCGGAGTCCATGTCGAAGATACCCGGCGTGTACTCGACGGGGCCGCCGAGCATCCGCGTGAACGGGAACGTGACGTGATGGGCGGGGCTGACGTCGCCGAAGGAGTCGTACTCCTGGCCTTTCACGCCTTCCCGGGTCATCAGGTTGGGGTACGTCCGGCGACGACCGGTCGGGTGGATCGGCTCGTGAATGTCGAGCATCTGCCGATTGGCGGCCGCCCGCTCCGCGACCAGCGTGTGGTGGTTGACCAGCACCTGATTGTGGTGAGTGTACCCCTTGCCGGCCAGATTCCCATCGTCGGCGACGTAGCCGTTCTTGATCGTCCGAATACCGAGCTCGTCGTACAGTCCGAACGCCTCGTCTATCTGTGACTCGTAGTTGCGGAAGTCCCCCGCCGTCTCGTTGTGCATCGTCATCTGGGTCGACGGCTCGAGGCTCGCGCCGTAGTCGGTCACTGCCTCGAGACCGAAGTCGGGATACGATTCAGTGAAGTCTAACTCGCTTCCGTCGCCCGGGTAGCTCGACCAGCCCCGGTTCCAGCCTTCGACGAGCACGCCGGAAATACCGTGTTCGCTCGCGAAATCCATGTACTGCTTCGCCCGCCCGGTCTGTGCGCCGTGGTTCCCGGTCCGTGGCCCCTGATACTCCCAGTCGGCGCGGCCGGTGATCATCAGCCACCAGATGCCGACAAACTTCTGGGGCTCGATCCAGTCGACTCCCTGCGTGAACACATCGTCGCTGTAGTCCTCGTTGAGATTGACGATGAGGTTCGATTCGATGAGATCGCCCGGTCGGTTGCCGAGTTGGACCGTCCGCCACGGCGTCACGTGGGGGGCGGATGCGGACACCTTCGTTCCGTCGGGCAGCGGTGCCAGCGTCGACTCGAACTTGGTCTCACCGCTTTCCCGGGGCGCGATCGCCAGCGACGCGTAGTCATCAAGGTTCGCCTCGTGGACGCTGACGTAGTGGCCGTCGTCGGTCCGCATCGTCATCGGCGTGTGGACACCGTCGAACTCGCCGCCCATGCCCGCCTCGAGCGTTGATCCGATCCCGCTCAGCGGCGTCTCCTCGTACTCGACCTCGAAGTTGTTGTAGTCGTTGGGAATCCACCACGACTCGTAATCGTCCGCGAAGCTGTACTCGGTCCGCTCGGCCGTGATGACGAACCGGTCACCGAAGCGTTCGTCGAACAGGAACCGGAACCCGAGCCCGTCATCGAACACCCGAATTTCGAGGGTGCCACCCCGGCTCGGGTCCGCAGCCTCCGCGAGTCCGAGCCGGAGTTCGGTGTAGCGTTCCCGGACCTCGTCGTACTGGTCCCAGACCGGGTCCCACGTCGTATCGACCGTCGTCCGGTCGCTCCCCGTTACGGTGACGTCGGCCGCGTCGCTGCCGACGCCGAAGGCCGGCTGGTTCCGGAACGCGAAGCCGAGGTGTGAGGAGTCGATGATGGCCGTCCCCTCGAACGAGACGCTGTAGGTCGGCGTCCCGCCGACGACATCGACGGTGACGGTCACGCTCCCGTCCGGCGAGGACACCGTCTGGATCGTCGAATCGTCACCCTCGCCGACCGGCGCAGCGGTGTCCGCCGATACGTTCAGCGAGTAGGCCGTCGCCGCGAACAGCGATGCCATGCCTCCAAGCACTCCGCGCCGTCGATACCGTCCGAATGGTTGTTGTGATCTTTCATCACCCATACGCACTCGTATGTCCTGATACGTTCACTAAAAATTTACTACGATCGAGGTACGGTGAGAGACGGCACGCAGCAAGCGGTCGTGTAGGATCCGAATCAGCTCGAGTGTGACGCGACGCAACGGGTACTCCGACCGGAGCGATGCGCTATCGAGTATCCGGGAACCGCCAGCTGTCGCTAGCCAATTCAAAAAAGCCGAAAAGAGCGCTCGACTGGCTGCTCAGTCGTCGATCGGTGCCGCACTCGAGAGCGCTTCGTCGATGTCGGCCTTGGCCATCTTCTCGACTAAGGCGTCGATCACTTCCTCGCGCTTGCCGGTGACGAACTTGATCGAACCGACGACGAGGTGACCGCCGCCAGAGACGCCGCCGCCTGCGATCTCGGCCTCAAGTTCGGAGACCATGTTCGGGATGTCCAGTCGGACGCCATCACTGCGGAGCACGGCGAAGTCCGGGCCGTAGCCGACGGTGATGACCGGGTCGCCGGTCTCCTCGATCTTGCGGTCGTGGATCTCGCCCGTTGTCTTCCCCGGTGCGGGGTAGGTAAAGCGGTGGGCGTAGTTCTCGACGTCGATTCGGTAGAGGTGGGCCCCGTTCTCGAGCGTCTCGTGCTCGAGATGGGGCATCGCGGCGTCGAGTTGCTCGTCGACCTCCTCGCGACCACGCTCGGCGAAGAACTCGACGAGTTCGCGATGGCGTTGCTCGTCGTCGCTGTCGACTTGTAGCAGGTCCTGAATCAACTGGTCGCCGGAGTTGTAGCGCAGCCAGAACGCGGCGTAGTCGAGCGCCTCGCTGACGTCTTGCAGGCGGTTCTCATCGTAGCCTTCCTCGGCGGCGAGGTCGATGTAGTCATCCATCGCGTCGGCCTTCGAGCGATCCGAGAGGCCGGCGACGGCGGGAACGTGGCGGAGTTCGTCGCCCAGATCGGGGTAGATCATCCGCGCGAGTTCGACGCAGAGCATCCCGGTCGTGATCCGGTAGTCCTCATCGTGGAGGTACGGGTTGACGTGGGCGTCGAGCAGGTCCTCGACCGCGTCCGGATCGGGGTGGTGGTGGTCGACCGTGACGATCGGGATGTCGTAGTGGGCCAGCGTCTCGTAGGCCGGGACGTCCTCGGCCGTCGAGCCGTTGTCCAGCATCAGGAGGAGCGGCAGTTGCTGACCGTGTTTCTCGCGGTCCTCGAGCGCGAAGTTCAGGTCCCGGGTCGCGTCCTCCATCTCATAGAACGGCGCTTTCGCCGGCAGCCGCTTGATGAGGTGGCGTGGCGCGTCTTCGTCCTCGTGGACGTCGGCGATGAATCGCTGGAGCGCGATCTGGACGGGGACGGCAGCGCACATTCCGTCGCCGTCAGCGTGGTGGCGCACGCGGATCGGCCGTCCCTCGAGGACCGTCCGACGGAGCAGTCGGGCGACCTCTTCTAAGTTCGGGCGAAGCTTTTCGAACGCAGGCCAGTCGATCAGCGGCTCGACATCGTGGGGTTCGGCACGTGTTTCGAGGGCGTCCTCGAGACGCTCGCGGGCTTCCTCGGCGTCTTCGCCCTCGAGTTTCGAGAGGCCGTCGACCTCGACCTGGACGGATCCCTCGCGGTGTTCCGGCGTCCCGGTGACGCGAACGACGTCGCCGACTTCGATCGAGGGGTAGGCGCGGACGCCGGCCTCCTCGAAGGCGGCGCAGGGAACGACGCCGTCCTCGTCGGCGACGTGGAAGATCGTTGGGCCGCCAGTCTGTTTGACCTGCGTAACCGACCCTTCGAGGTGGATCTGTTCGCCGATGGTGCTCTCGAGGCGGTCGGTGCCAGTCAGCGAGTAGTCGTGGCCGACCGTTTCGATCGTGTAATCGTCGATATCGGCGGGTTCGAAGGCTATATCGCCGTTCTCTCTGACGCTCTCGAGTTCGACGACGAGTTCGTCGCCGACGGCGTAGGTGCCCTCAAGGACGGATTCGTGGACAAGTCCGGAGACGGAGTCAGAGAGATCGACGAAGACGCCGTAGTCGACGATGCCGTTAATCTCAGCGAGATAGGAGCGGCCTTGCTCGACATCGTCGGCGGTACAATCAGGAGCGAGATCGTAGACGACGGAATCCCCGTCGTCTGCGCCGGGTTCCCCGGCGGAGTCACGCGTCATCTTGATTTGCTGTTTGAGGCGGTCGCGTATAACCCTTGTCAAGAAGCGATAGCGACTCGCGGTACCGTTCTCGAAGCCGTGATGAGCGTCAACCGACCGGGAACCGAGCGGCGAAGGGGGATCTGCTTCGGTCGGCCCGGGCAGCAACTACAAGTCAGATCGCCGGGACCGTTCGTATATGGACGTCTCATTCCCCCTGCGGAGGGTGACGAGTACACCTTCGAGCGGACCTTCGACCATGCGGACGTGCGTGAGTTCGGCGAACTGTCCGGCGACCAGCAGCCGATTCACACCGAACCTGACGAGGTGGGTCGGCTGACCGTTCAGGGACTGCTTACCGCGACGCTACCGACGAAAATCGGCGGCGACCTCAATTATATTGCGCGCAGCATGGCGTTCGAATTCGTCCAGCCCGTCCGTACCGGCGAACGGATTACCTGTACGTGTCACCTCGAGACGGTGACCGAACGCGACGA
This genomic stretch from Natrinema sp. SYSU A 869 harbors:
- a CDS encoding OB-fold nucleic acid binding domain-containing protein → MTRDSAGEPGADDGDSVVYDLAPDCTADDVEQGRSYLAEINGIVDYGVFVDLSDSVSGLVHESVLEGTYAVGDELVVELESVRENGDIAFEPADIDDYTIETVGHDYSLTGTDRLESTIGEQIHLEGSVTQVKQTGGPTIFHVADEDGVVPCAAFEEAGVRAYPSIEVGDVVRVTGTPEHREGSVQVEVDGLSKLEGEDAEEARERLEDALETRAEPHDVEPLIDWPAFEKLRPNLEEVARLLRRTVLEGRPIRVRHHADGDGMCAAVPVQIALQRFIADVHEDEDAPRHLIKRLPAKAPFYEMEDATRDLNFALEDREKHGQQLPLLLMLDNGSTAEDVPAYETLAHYDIPIVTVDHHHPDPDAVEDLLDAHVNPYLHDEDYRITTGMLCVELARMIYPDLGDELRHVPAVAGLSDRSKADAMDDYIDLAAEEGYDENRLQDVSEALDYAAFWLRYNSGDQLIQDLLQVDSDDEQRHRELVEFFAERGREEVDEQLDAAMPHLEHETLENGAHLYRIDVENYAHRFTYPAPGKTTGEIHDRKIEETGDPVITVGYGPDFAVLRSDGVRLDIPNMVSELEAEIAGGGVSGGGHLVVGSIKFVTGKREEVIDALVEKMAKADIDEALSSAAPIDD
- a CDS encoding A/G-specific adenine glycosylase, whose translation is MSDAEAPADEWTLPDDSAAVREALIEWYEDDHRDFPWRRTDDPYEILVSEVMSQQTQLGRVVEAWESFLERWPTTAELADADRADIVGFWTDHSLGYNNRAKYLHEAAGQVENEYDGDFPETPAELQELMGVGPYTANAVASFAFNNGDAVVDTNVKRVLYRAFGVPDDDTAFEDAASDLMPEGRSRVWNNAIMELGGVACEQTPHCDEAGCPWREWCGAYASGDFTAPDVPTQPSFEGSRRQFRGRVIGTLREYDELELDTLGHRIRVDYAPAGEYGRDWLTGLLTDLESDGLVDLERVEGSQPVARLRRDG
- a CDS encoding glycoside hydrolase family 97 catalytic domain-containing protein, translating into MGDERSQQPFGRYRRRGVLGGMASLFAATAYSLNVSADTAAPVGEGDDSTIQTVSSPDGSVTVTVDVVGGTPTYSVSFEGTAIIDSSHLGFAFRNQPAFGVGSDAADVTVTGSDRTTVDTTWDPVWDQYDEVRERYTELRLGLAEAADPSRGGTLEIRVFDDGLGFRFLFDERFGDRFVITAERTEYSFADDYESWWIPNDYNNFEVEYEETPLSGIGSTLEAGMGGEFDGVHTPMTMRTDDGHYVSVHEANLDDYASLAIAPRESGETKFESTLAPLPDGTKVSASAPHVTPWRTVQLGNRPGDLIESNLIVNLNEDYSDDVFTQGVDWIEPQKFVGIWWLMITGRADWEYQGPRTGNHGAQTGRAKQYMDFASEHGISGVLVEGWNRGWSSYPGDGSELDFTESYPDFGLEAVTDYGASLEPSTQMTMHNETAGDFRNYESQIDEAFGLYDELGIRTIKNGYVADDGNLAGKGYTHHNQVLVNHHTLVAERAAANRQMLDIHEPIHPTGRRRTYPNLMTREGVKGQEYDSFGDVSPAHHVTFPFTRMLGGPVEYTPGIFDMDSGSGGIETTRAKQLAMYPTYFSGLQMVADLPSSYLADQPAMLRVDEVSQAQHAELDGFGTQSEWAHAQGEAYVPFDANSADSGATAGWTLEDIDAGEYDVHLRVANYEADNGLADGVDATATLRVNGELVDQLTIPGTEYWDVWTATATAVSLEGGDTELSLALTDEDTGGFNLDSIAVTESGASMPEPDEPPITGPTVPAFQFIEDVPAAGWDDTRVLDSSIGDYMITARRKSKEWYVGAMTDEHGRALEVPLDFLESAPGRRRGHENGEGADHERGRGHEKSRGKGHEKGRGKGHTNGKYVAEIYSDGIDASYDDELEAVRIDEAIVDDSTTLLASMIGSGGTAVRLRPATREDRETLPTYERPSQDVDVSIDAETFVQESFVAATGSADGDYIGGTNVELVVDDEVIAVENVRFAPGETEGPFAFGATIDTAGTYDVTVRTLEGETLASRTVTVNPPETVASFDDPSGDDDGPGEYVYPTADAFADGVFDLRSFAVTRTASSVQFAFEVETLNNAFGSDRGFSPHMFVLWLRDPAANGGTTAEVGDLGLTADFESAWHYRLEVSGFTKSAVDAGGTPLTDADGNEVAVQDDVDRDANTVTLAVDRAAFGGTDVSELKVVAMVQSEDQGALRPVAEDAEDYVFGGAIPGAAENAPRVMDLVTPADVAQAEALAYSADERATLPFVPLSDV
- a CDS encoding helix-turn-helix domain-containing protein; protein product: MTTVVELGISADRLGLARTFDRVSAFEFQIGGMIGGSPPLVWTSGLNRDTVRRALEEDPSVDVIASVADDGETTADTETDAGPGDRWLFRLEFGDGVKLFEQIVTENDGAILTARGREGRWMVKLLFHDRESVSACHDRLEQYEFGADVTRISGVDDLESARTPLTETQYETICKAHELGYFDVPRGVTLKELAAELDISHQALSERLRRSHAALVSAELSDRSAPMEIDP
- a CDS encoding MaoC family dehydratase N-terminal domain-containing protein, whose protein sequence is MPPAEGDEYTFERTFDHADVREFGELSGDQQPIHTEPDEVGRLTVQGLLTATLPTKIGGDLNYIARSMAFEFVQPVRTGERITCTCHLETVTERDEYYDVQSSAVCTNEDGEDVLRAELDGIIPNDAVPDDG